A DNA window from Vigna angularis cultivar LongXiaoDou No.4 chromosome 1, ASM1680809v1, whole genome shotgun sequence contains the following coding sequences:
- the LOC108328296 gene encoding NDR1/HIN1-like protein 12, with amino-acid sequence MAKTMPKFKGKLVMGANGRTNPLVWLVAIICTVIAVAVVVVGIAVFIGYMVIHPRVPVISVNNAHLDLLRNDYAGLLQTQLTIVVTAKNGNARAHASFSDITFNISYQGQDIAVLVADPFEVPKNSSKDLSYVVQSSSIPLSPDQMEQVGDAWKKNEIEFDFTGAARTQWKVGPLGSVKYLCHLDCDLKFRPLNGTYIPSRCTSKSH; translated from the coding sequence ATGGCGAAAACCATGCCGAAGTTCAAGGGGAAACTGGTGATGGGTGCAAATGGGCGGACCAACCCTTTGGTGTGGCTGGTGGCGATTATCTGCACCGTGATAGCAGTGGCAGTGGTAGTTGTAGGCATTGCAGTGTTCATTGGGTACATGGTGATCCACCCCAGAGTGCCTGTGATAAGTGTGAACAATGCTCACCTTGACCTTCTTAGAAATGACTATGCTGGTTTGCTCCAAACCCAACTCACCATTGTTGTGACTGCAAAGAATGGGAATGCCAGGGCTCATGCAAGCTTCTCTGACATCACCTTCAACATCAGCTACCAAGGGCAGGACATAGCTGTGCTTGTTGCAGACCCTTTTGAGGTGCCAAAGAACAGCTCAAAGGACCTCAGCTACGTTGTTCAGTCATCATCCATACCCTTGAGTCCTGATCAGATGGAGCAAGTGGGTGATGCGTGGAAAAAGAATGAGATTGAGTTTGATTTCACAGGCGCTGCAAGAACACAGTGGAAGGTAGGACCTTTAGGCTCTGTTAAGTACTTGTGCCATCTAGATTGTGACCTCAAGTTCCGACCTTTGAATGGGACTTACATACCCTCCCGCTGCACCTCCAAATCTCATTGA